Proteins from one Belonocnema kinseyi isolate 2016_QV_RU_SX_M_011 chromosome 8, B_treatae_v1, whole genome shotgun sequence genomic window:
- the LOC117178997 gene encoding mitochondrial pyruvate carrier 1-like translates to MASKVRQLIANKEMRDYLMSTHFWGPVFNWMIPISTISDIQREPKYISGNMTLALSLYSLVFMRFAVKVNPRNLLLFSCHVVNFGAQLTQGYRFLQYQRTLKNKNI, encoded by the exons ATGGCTAGCAAAGTGAGACAACTAATCGCCAATAAAGAGATGAGAGATTATCTCATGAG caCCCACTTTTGGGGACCAGTATTCAATTGGATGATTCCAATTTCTACAATAAGCGATATCCAAAGAGAACCAAAATATATAAGTGGAAATATGACTCTAG CACTTTCACTTTACTCACTGGTATTTATGAGGTTTGCAGTGAAAGTTAACCCCAGGAATCTATTGCTCTTTTCATGCCATGTAGTAAACTTTGGAGCGCAACTTACTCAAGGATATCGATTTTTGCAGTAtcaaagaacattgaaaaataaaaatatttaa